A single region of the Liolophura sinensis isolate JHLJ2023 chromosome 9, CUHK_Ljap_v2, whole genome shotgun sequence genome encodes:
- the LOC135474812 gene encoding ack-related non-receptor tyrosine kinase-like isoform X2, translated as MASSRELYNFLLEAELQHYHNALRNELKITSSHQLKYVKEEDLIGIGMSKPEMRRLKKYYKKEYPQGIEKIYRAIKKTGESSSSRTLSPPPPEHRLSRPSYIRGPGKQIIPSECLAIHKTLGEGEFGVVQQGIWTTEDGERVQVAIKCLSKERMVSAMADFLKEAGIMQSIDHDHMVRMFGVVLDKENTLMLVTELAPMRSLLECLKEPSLRLDFPIPRLCDFAQQICDGMSYLESKRFIHRDLAARNVLVFSKNQVKISDFGLSRALGVGKDYYKTKFTSTLKLPIAWCAPESITYLKFTSSSDSWSYGVTLWEMFTYGFQPWAGLTGQQILETIDKPKCQRLEKPDLCPKEYYDLMLKCWEHDCSERPTFSQMFLRLPQIRPMLVKAVKDYPSPVVQKDYLFYKAYDVVIVLDKNPENPPEPGLWKGVLNTGKSGFFDPTNTVPFVEPKTSPIERHKPIVRRESARKSGRRLRLDMIGKPMDDLRHTGHIGYDGAIFGDVSFIGDNVDKLPVKHGNTSSPDDTRGSSISLPRYADSPERNFSVRNSQSELSLGIGANGIGHSWMSKESLESQSTINTNSLLRDGEKTPPYQDIDDDLDNFKFPDLSSSLDLGPSFMDEVFKALKEQDTKTTEENDEPPTPTPRTTPSEVPPSSSPPPPPAPKPRFVPKPTPARREEPVATVKLPEPMEVSRSSFLQEERQSTNTRDFTPPPLPTQPPRVDIKKDTKYEVTKKQAKVKPLSASDERMIDDAISMAKEISSQVTNSHMKADSPPVQTVPIWPDTPQTDGHTSPESPKLIDRLKHSLKRSSPKSDRKQTFSEELENKAEMSDDFPPESQEAYNILVVRGADKDKEDEKDKSRESQAQQQNKKYGQTDPKPVSRLSNGSKVSEPFNSTLSDRYGSKISEPYGSKVSEPYGSKISEPYGSKISEPYGSKISEPYGSKILEPYGSKISEPYKSKVSGSHDIKEKEPYYTRVSETSSKVTEHSSSKVSEPVITSRIPEPSRLAEQSSSRIPEPVASRIPEPTSRGYSSKPVPRPRVELKKPSEPPPPRPRPEVQRVEPTVRSTSSSGSADPHRFLKPAGKPPKAEVEEFDDNDLNKNVGDLKRSSRAENSSLSSSSSTERDIEKTDKRETKTYGFEEEFSEPSPREIMSRLRESKMRRSIDHQSVEANEPPTPPRNLREPQGIPGRKGSAASTNEDEEEQDTNPLRMLRGGAIPIRGGRTAPGMDLTNREKDCEEIETMRRIFDNDVSTEDCQRALEDTHWDIYNAIKYIKLKQLLSLQLGDVTVCKNVLMRHDWNVQRAVDFLLSHPPSSPEVISV; from the exons ATGGCTTCCAGCCGGGAACTGTACAACTTCCTGCTCGAGGCGGAGCTACAGCACTACCACAATGCACTGCGCAATGAGCTGAAGATAACGTCCAGTCACCAGCTGAAGTATGTCAAGGAAGAGGACCTCATAGGTATTGGCATGTCAAAACCCGAGATGAGGCGGCTGAAGAAGTACTACAAGAAGGAATACCCACAGGGCATAGAGAAAATATACAGG GCGATAAAGAAGACTGGTGAGTCGAGCAGCAGCCGCACCCTCAGCCCTCCACCCCCGGAGCATCGTCTCTCCCGACCCAGCTACATTCGAGGACCGGGCAAACAGATAATCCCTTCAGAATGCCTGGCCATTCACAAGACACTGGGGGAAGGAGAGTTTGGGGTGGTGCAACAGGGCATATGGACCACAGAGGACGGCGAAAGG GTACAAGTGGCAATAAAATGTCTGAGCAAGGAGAGGATGGTGAGTGCGATGGCCGACTTTCTGAAGGAAGCAGGAATCATGCAATCTATAGACCACGATCACATGGTGCGCATGTTTGGAGTTGTTCTCGACAAGGAAAACACGCTCATGTTG GTGACAGAGTTGGCCCCCATGAGGTCCCTGTTGGAATGCCTGAAGGAGCCATCGTTACGCCTGGACTTCCCTATCCCACGACTCTGTGACTTCGCTCAGCAGATCTGTGACGGCATGAGCTACCTGGAGAGCAAGAGGTTCATCCACAGAGACCTGGCCGCCAGAAATGTTCTTGTCTTCTCCAAAAACCAG gTCAAAATAAGTGACTTTGGTTTGTCAAGAGCTCTAGGTGTTGGCAAAGACTATTACAAAACGAAATTCACCTCAACATTGAAGCTTCCCATTGCGTG GTGTGCCCCAGAATCTATTACCTACCTGAAGTTTACCTCGTCAAGTGACTCTTGGTCCTATGGTGTCACACTGTGGGAGATGTTTACATACGGCTTTCAGCCCTGGGCAGGGTTAACTGGGCAACAG ATTTTGGAAACGATAGACAAGCCAAAGTGCCAGAGACTGGAGAAGCCAGATCTGTGCCCCAAGGAGTATTATGATCTTATGCTGAAGTGCTGGGAACATGACTGCTCAGAGAGACCCACCTTTAGTCAGATGTTCCTCAGGCTGCCTCAG ATTCGGCCAATGCTGGTCAAGGCAGTGAAGGACTACCCCAGCCCTGTTGTGCAGAAGGATTATCTCTTCTACAAGGCTTACGATGTTGTTATAGTGCTAGACAAGAA CCCCGAGAACCCGCCGGAGCCAGGACTGTGGAAGGGGGTGCTGAACACTGGCAAGAGTGGGTTCTTTGATCCTACCAATACTGTACCTTTTGTAGAGCCCAAGACAAGCCCTATAGAGAGGCACAAACCTATTGTTCGCAGAG AGAGTGCTCGTAAGTCTGGGCGTCGCCTACGCCTGGACATGATTGGTAAACCCATGGATGACCTCCGTCACACGGGTCACATAGGCTACGATGGTGCTATCTTCGGAGATGTGTCCTTCATTGGAGACAATGTGGACAAGTTACCAGTCAAACATGGTAACACCAGCTCGC CGGATGACACACGGGGGTCTTCCATATCGCTACCTCGCTATGCTGACAGCCCGGAACGAAACTTCTCTGTGAGGAACAGTCAGTCAGAGTTGTCCCTAGGGATAGGCGCCAATGGTATCGGACACAGCTG GATGAGTAAGGAGTCATTGGAGAGCCAgtcaacgataaataccaataGCCTACTGAGGGATGGGGAGAAGACACCACCGTATCAGGATATTGACGATGACCTGGACAACTTCAAATTCCCAGATCTCTCT AGTTCCCTGGATCTGGGTCCTTCGTTCATGGATGAAGTGTTCAAAGCATTGAAGGAACAAGATACAAAAACAACAGAGGAGAATGATGAACCacctacccccacccccagaACGACTCCCAGTGAGGTACCCCCATCAAGCTCACCCCCACCGCCTCCTGCCCCCAAACCGCGCTTTGTGCCAAAGCCGACCCCAGCTCGCCGTGAGGAGCCTGTGGCTACGGTGAAGTTACCGGAGCCAATGGAAGTGAGCAGGTCGTCATTCTTACAAGAGGAACGTCAGTCGACCAACACACGAGACTTCACACCACCCCCTCTCCCGACCCAACCACCGCGGGTA GATATCAAAAAAGATACAAAGTATGAAGTAACCAAGAAGCAGGCCAAAGTCAAACCGCTCTCTGCTTCAGATGAGCGCATGATCGATGACGCCATTTCTATGGCCAAAGAGATTTCGTCACAAGTAACGAACAGTCACATGAAGGCGGACTCTCCGCCAGTTCAGACTGTGCCGATATGGCCTGACACACCCCAGACTGACGGCCACACGTCACCAGAGTCCCCAAAACTGATTGACAGGCTTAAACATTCATTAAAGCGCTCCAGCCCAAAGAGCGATCGCAAGCAAACGTTTTCAGAAGAGCTGGAGAACAAGGCTGAAATGAGCGATGACTTCCCACCAGAATCTCAGGAAGCGTATAACATCTTGGTGGTGCGGGGTGCTGACAAAGACAAAGAGGATGAAAAAGACAAAAGCAGAGAGTCACAAGCGCAACAACAGAATAAGAAATACGGACAGACTGATCCAAAACCTGTGTCCAGGTTGTCCAATGGTAGTAAAGTATCTGAGCCCTTTAACAGTACGTTGTCTGATCGCTATGGTAGCAAGATATCAGAACCTTATGGTAGCAAAGTATCAGAACCATATGGTAGCAAGATATCAGAACCATATGGTAGCAAGATATCGGAACCTTACGGTAGTAAGATATCAGAGCCCTATGGCAGCAAGATATTGGAACCTTATGGTAGTAAGATATCGGAACCTTACAAGAGTAAGGTGTCAGGATCACATGACATCAAGGAAAAAGAACCTTATTATACTAGGGTGTCAGAAACTAGTAGTAAAGTTACAGAACATAGCAGTAGCAAGGTGTCAGAACCGGTTATTACAAGTAGAATCCCAGAACCAAGTAGACTTGCCGAGCAAAGTAGCAGCAGAATACCAGAGCCTGTGGCAAGTAGAATACCTGAACCCACCAGCAGAGGTTACTCTAGCAAGCCTGTGCCCAGACCACGTGTGGAATTGAAGAAGCCCTCTGAGCCTCCCCCGCCAAGGCCACGCCCAGAGGTGCAGAGAGTAGAGCCCACGGTCAGATCCACCTCTTCCTCAGGCTCAGCAGACCCCCATCGCTTCCTTAAACCAGCGGGAAAGCCGCCCAAGGCAGAGGTAGAAGAGTTTGATGACAACGACCTGAACAAGAACGTAGGAGACCTGAAGAGGTCCAGCAGAGCAGAGAACTCCTCTCTGTCTTCCTCGTCTTCCACGGAAAGGGACATTGAAAAGACGGATAAAAGAGAGACAAAAACATACGGATTTGAGGAGGAGTTCTCAGAGCCCTCTCCACGAGAGATTATGAGTCGTCTGAGAGAGAGCAAAATGAGGCGAAGTATTGACCATCAGTCCGTGGAGGCCAATGAGCCTCCGACACCACCGAGAAATCTGAGGGAACCTCAGGGGATTCCTGGGCGTAAGGGCTCTGCCGCGTCTACCAACGAAGACGAAGAGGAACAGGACACGAACCCATTGAGGATGCTACGAGGAGGCGCAATCCCAATCCGAGGAGGCCGGACAGCGCCAGGTATGGATCTAACT AACAGGGAGAAGGATTGCGAGGAGATAGAGACAATGCGAAGAAtttttgacaatgat gtcAGCACAGAAGACTGCCAGCGAGCCCTAGAGGACACTCACTGGGACATTTACAATGCTATTAAATACATCAAACTCAAACAACTCCTCAGCTTACAGCTAGGGGACGTAACTGTGTGTAAGAATGTGCTGATGCGGCATGACTGGAATG
- the LOC135474812 gene encoding ack-related non-receptor tyrosine kinase-like isoform X1 — protein MASSRELYNFLLEAELQHYHNALRNELKITSSHQLKYVKEEDLIGIGMSKPEMRRLKKYYKKEYPQGIEKIYRAIKKTGESSSSRTLSPPPPEHRLSRPSYIRGPGKQIIPSECLAIHKTLGEGEFGVVQQGIWTTEDGERVQVAIKCLSKERMVSAMADFLKEAGIMQSIDHDHMVRMFGVVLDKENTLMLVTELAPMRSLLECLKEPSLRLDFPIPRLCDFAQQICDGMSYLESKRFIHRDLAARNVLVFSKNQVKISDFGLSRALGVGKDYYKTKFTSTLKLPIAWCAPESITYLKFTSSSDSWSYGVTLWEMFTYGFQPWAGLTGQQILETIDKPKCQRLEKPDLCPKEYYDLMLKCWEHDCSERPTFSQMFLRLPQIRPMLVKAVKDYPSPVVQKDYLFYKAYDVVIVLDKNPENPPEPGLWKGVLNTGKSGFFDPTNTVPFVEPKTSPIERHKPIVRRESARKSGRRLRLDMIGKPMDDLRHTGHIGYDGAIFGDVSFIGDNVDKLPVKHGNTSSPDDTRGSSISLPRYADSPERNFSVRNSQSELSLGIGANGIGHSWMSKESLESQSTINTNSLLRDGEKTPPYQDIDDDLDNFKFPDLSSSLDLGPSFMDEVFKALKEQDTKTTEENDEPPTPTPRTTPSEVPPSSSPPPPPAPKPRFVPKPTPARREEPVATVKLPEPMEVSRSSFLQEERQSTNTRDFTPPPLPTQPPRVDIKKDTKYEVTKKQAKVKPLSASDERMIDDAISMAKEISSQVTNSHMKADSPPVQTVPIWPDTPQTDGHTSPESPKLIDRLKHSLKRSSPKSDRKQTFSEELENKAEMSDDFPPESQEAYNILVVRGADKDKEDEKDKSRESQAQQQNKKYGQTDPKPVSRLSNGSKVSEPFNSTLSDRYGSKISEPYGSKVSEPYGSKISEPYGSKISEPYGSKISEPYGSKILEPYGSKISEPYKSKVSGSHDIKEKEPYYTRVSETSSKVTEHSSSKVSEPVITSRIPEPSRLAEQSSSRIPEPVASRIPEPTSRGYSSKPVPRPRVELKKPSEPPPPRPRPEVQRVEPTVRSTSSSGSADPHRFLKPAGKPPKAEVEEFDDNDLNKNVGDLKRSSRAENSSLSSSSSTERDIEKTDKRETKTYGFEEEFSEPSPREIMSRLRESKMRRSIDHQSVEANEPPTPPRNLREPQGIPGRKGSAASTNEDEEEQDTNPLRMLRGGAIPIRGGRTAPGRRIARR, from the exons ATGGCTTCCAGCCGGGAACTGTACAACTTCCTGCTCGAGGCGGAGCTACAGCACTACCACAATGCACTGCGCAATGAGCTGAAGATAACGTCCAGTCACCAGCTGAAGTATGTCAAGGAAGAGGACCTCATAGGTATTGGCATGTCAAAACCCGAGATGAGGCGGCTGAAGAAGTACTACAAGAAGGAATACCCACAGGGCATAGAGAAAATATACAGG GCGATAAAGAAGACTGGTGAGTCGAGCAGCAGCCGCACCCTCAGCCCTCCACCCCCGGAGCATCGTCTCTCCCGACCCAGCTACATTCGAGGACCGGGCAAACAGATAATCCCTTCAGAATGCCTGGCCATTCACAAGACACTGGGGGAAGGAGAGTTTGGGGTGGTGCAACAGGGCATATGGACCACAGAGGACGGCGAAAGG GTACAAGTGGCAATAAAATGTCTGAGCAAGGAGAGGATGGTGAGTGCGATGGCCGACTTTCTGAAGGAAGCAGGAATCATGCAATCTATAGACCACGATCACATGGTGCGCATGTTTGGAGTTGTTCTCGACAAGGAAAACACGCTCATGTTG GTGACAGAGTTGGCCCCCATGAGGTCCCTGTTGGAATGCCTGAAGGAGCCATCGTTACGCCTGGACTTCCCTATCCCACGACTCTGTGACTTCGCTCAGCAGATCTGTGACGGCATGAGCTACCTGGAGAGCAAGAGGTTCATCCACAGAGACCTGGCCGCCAGAAATGTTCTTGTCTTCTCCAAAAACCAG gTCAAAATAAGTGACTTTGGTTTGTCAAGAGCTCTAGGTGTTGGCAAAGACTATTACAAAACGAAATTCACCTCAACATTGAAGCTTCCCATTGCGTG GTGTGCCCCAGAATCTATTACCTACCTGAAGTTTACCTCGTCAAGTGACTCTTGGTCCTATGGTGTCACACTGTGGGAGATGTTTACATACGGCTTTCAGCCCTGGGCAGGGTTAACTGGGCAACAG ATTTTGGAAACGATAGACAAGCCAAAGTGCCAGAGACTGGAGAAGCCAGATCTGTGCCCCAAGGAGTATTATGATCTTATGCTGAAGTGCTGGGAACATGACTGCTCAGAGAGACCCACCTTTAGTCAGATGTTCCTCAGGCTGCCTCAG ATTCGGCCAATGCTGGTCAAGGCAGTGAAGGACTACCCCAGCCCTGTTGTGCAGAAGGATTATCTCTTCTACAAGGCTTACGATGTTGTTATAGTGCTAGACAAGAA CCCCGAGAACCCGCCGGAGCCAGGACTGTGGAAGGGGGTGCTGAACACTGGCAAGAGTGGGTTCTTTGATCCTACCAATACTGTACCTTTTGTAGAGCCCAAGACAAGCCCTATAGAGAGGCACAAACCTATTGTTCGCAGAG AGAGTGCTCGTAAGTCTGGGCGTCGCCTACGCCTGGACATGATTGGTAAACCCATGGATGACCTCCGTCACACGGGTCACATAGGCTACGATGGTGCTATCTTCGGAGATGTGTCCTTCATTGGAGACAATGTGGACAAGTTACCAGTCAAACATGGTAACACCAGCTCGC CGGATGACACACGGGGGTCTTCCATATCGCTACCTCGCTATGCTGACAGCCCGGAACGAAACTTCTCTGTGAGGAACAGTCAGTCAGAGTTGTCCCTAGGGATAGGCGCCAATGGTATCGGACACAGCTG GATGAGTAAGGAGTCATTGGAGAGCCAgtcaacgataaataccaataGCCTACTGAGGGATGGGGAGAAGACACCACCGTATCAGGATATTGACGATGACCTGGACAACTTCAAATTCCCAGATCTCTCT AGTTCCCTGGATCTGGGTCCTTCGTTCATGGATGAAGTGTTCAAAGCATTGAAGGAACAAGATACAAAAACAACAGAGGAGAATGATGAACCacctacccccacccccagaACGACTCCCAGTGAGGTACCCCCATCAAGCTCACCCCCACCGCCTCCTGCCCCCAAACCGCGCTTTGTGCCAAAGCCGACCCCAGCTCGCCGTGAGGAGCCTGTGGCTACGGTGAAGTTACCGGAGCCAATGGAAGTGAGCAGGTCGTCATTCTTACAAGAGGAACGTCAGTCGACCAACACACGAGACTTCACACCACCCCCTCTCCCGACCCAACCACCGCGGGTA GATATCAAAAAAGATACAAAGTATGAAGTAACCAAGAAGCAGGCCAAAGTCAAACCGCTCTCTGCTTCAGATGAGCGCATGATCGATGACGCCATTTCTATGGCCAAAGAGATTTCGTCACAAGTAACGAACAGTCACATGAAGGCGGACTCTCCGCCAGTTCAGACTGTGCCGATATGGCCTGACACACCCCAGACTGACGGCCACACGTCACCAGAGTCCCCAAAACTGATTGACAGGCTTAAACATTCATTAAAGCGCTCCAGCCCAAAGAGCGATCGCAAGCAAACGTTTTCAGAAGAGCTGGAGAACAAGGCTGAAATGAGCGATGACTTCCCACCAGAATCTCAGGAAGCGTATAACATCTTGGTGGTGCGGGGTGCTGACAAAGACAAAGAGGATGAAAAAGACAAAAGCAGAGAGTCACAAGCGCAACAACAGAATAAGAAATACGGACAGACTGATCCAAAACCTGTGTCCAGGTTGTCCAATGGTAGTAAAGTATCTGAGCCCTTTAACAGTACGTTGTCTGATCGCTATGGTAGCAAGATATCAGAACCTTATGGTAGCAAAGTATCAGAACCATATGGTAGCAAGATATCAGAACCATATGGTAGCAAGATATCGGAACCTTACGGTAGTAAGATATCAGAGCCCTATGGCAGCAAGATATTGGAACCTTATGGTAGTAAGATATCGGAACCTTACAAGAGTAAGGTGTCAGGATCACATGACATCAAGGAAAAAGAACCTTATTATACTAGGGTGTCAGAAACTAGTAGTAAAGTTACAGAACATAGCAGTAGCAAGGTGTCAGAACCGGTTATTACAAGTAGAATCCCAGAACCAAGTAGACTTGCCGAGCAAAGTAGCAGCAGAATACCAGAGCCTGTGGCAAGTAGAATACCTGAACCCACCAGCAGAGGTTACTCTAGCAAGCCTGTGCCCAGACCACGTGTGGAATTGAAGAAGCCCTCTGAGCCTCCCCCGCCAAGGCCACGCCCAGAGGTGCAGAGAGTAGAGCCCACGGTCAGATCCACCTCTTCCTCAGGCTCAGCAGACCCCCATCGCTTCCTTAAACCAGCGGGAAAGCCGCCCAAGGCAGAGGTAGAAGAGTTTGATGACAACGACCTGAACAAGAACGTAGGAGACCTGAAGAGGTCCAGCAGAGCAGAGAACTCCTCTCTGTCTTCCTCGTCTTCCACGGAAAGGGACATTGAAAAGACGGATAAAAGAGAGACAAAAACATACGGATTTGAGGAGGAGTTCTCAGAGCCCTCTCCACGAGAGATTATGAGTCGTCTGAGAGAGAGCAAAATGAGGCGAAGTATTGACCATCAGTCCGTGGAGGCCAATGAGCCTCCGACACCACCGAGAAATCTGAGGGAACCTCAGGGGATTCCTGGGCGTAAGGGCTCTGCCGCGTCTACCAACGAAGACGAAGAGGAACAGGACACGAACCCATTGAGGATGCTACGAGGAGGCGCAATCCCAATCCGAGGAGGCCGGACAGCGCCAG GGAGAAGGATTGCGAGGAGATAG